The following proteins are encoded in a genomic region of Sorangiineae bacterium MSr12523:
- a CDS encoding nuclear transport factor 2 family protein has product MTSSANEQLVDGFYRALAKRDWETMVAAYHPDVHFTDPVFDLRGARAAGMWRMLCESAKDISVVHSGVRATEHEGAAHWEATYTFSLTGRRVLNVIDARFEFRDGKILRHVDTFDFWKWAGQALGPTGKLLGWTPFVRGKVRRTANGRLEKFLSR; this is encoded by the coding sequence ATGACATCGTCCGCGAACGAACAATTGGTGGATGGCTTTTACCGTGCACTGGCCAAGCGCGATTGGGAAACGATGGTGGCGGCCTACCATCCCGACGTGCACTTCACCGATCCCGTGTTCGACTTGCGCGGTGCTCGCGCGGCGGGCATGTGGCGCATGCTCTGCGAAAGCGCGAAGGACATCAGCGTGGTGCACAGCGGCGTTCGTGCGACCGAGCACGAAGGCGCTGCGCATTGGGAGGCGACGTACACGTTTTCGCTGACGGGACGTCGCGTTCTCAATGTCATCGACGCGCGCTTCGAGTTCCGCGACGGAAAGATCCTGCGCCACGTCGATACGTTCGATTTCTGGAAGTGGGCGGGACAAGCGCTCGGGCCAACGGGGAAGCTTCTCGGCTGGACACCGTTCGTGCGCGGCAAGGTTCGACGCACCGCGAACGGACGCCTCGAGAAGTTCCTCTCGCGCTAA